The Papaver somniferum cultivar HN1 chromosome 6, ASM357369v1, whole genome shotgun sequence genome segment gcaatAAACATCCGAGTCGGGACCATCAAATTTTATCATTTTAACTCGAATATTATATTATCGACTATTACATTAAAAAATTTCTATTGTAATTAAATAGTTAACGATAATTGCATACTAAACTACCTTCCAGTGATCTTTGACTGTTGCCTCGACAAAAGCTGCATTTTCGTATGTTAATttcactacaaaacagaaggcctcttgggacggtCAAGAAACGTCCCAAAAGGCCTAAAGCCGTCCCAAGAAGGTATTAGGGACGGTTGCAGAATCGTCCCTagatccaccgtcactaatactactAAGGACGGCTTTGCCCATTAGGGACGATTATGATTAGCCGTCACTAATACTTCTAGGGACGGATAGTTTCTCTAGGGACGGTTTTTGAATCCGTCCCAAATGTTTTCATAACCGTCCCTAGAGTCAAATTCCAACGGTAAGATAAATACTAAATTGGAACGTCTTTAAAGCGTTGTAAAATTTGGAAATACACTTTTTGAGTTTCTTTGGCAGGATGCCTTTCCCTTTACCCTTTTAAACATTCATTCACATAACATTGCACCAAAAGACATTCTCATTCATGAAATCAGGTTCACAAAAATGATCCAGTCATTTACAGCAACAAATCTCgtacaaaagaaaaattaactCTGCAAAAACAATCAAGAGGTGATGTTCTCAGACTACCAAAGTTGTATACAACTTGGACATAAATGGTGCACCATCTACATTGGGAATATATTTGATTGCTTCTGCTCGAGAACGACATGTTATCATCGTCGAAATTCTGCAGCAAACCAAAGTTAGTATAGGATTTCATCGATCGATGTACACGGAGAACGAAACCGAAGTATCTAACCTAGATAAGGGTGCCTCACTGTAGAGTGAAATTCGAATAAAAGAATTCCTAGAACCAAATTATCAGCATCTCAGGTTGGCTCAAATCGTTTTTACTGAAAATAACTAAACAAATGGCATCTTAACTTACATACTCAGTTCATGGTTACGAGAAAATGACCAAACCAAATAGGGCATAACAGTAAATAGTAATGGGACAAGGATGGAGGAATAAATACTCTGTTTATGGGTTTTCATTTCTAGTTTGTGTTATGCCTTTGGAGGAGTTCTAACTCACCTCAATTAGAACATTTGGGATAATGCCCATACCGTTGGCACATGACACCAAAATTTCCATCGAGCTCCCAGTATGCTGCCACATTTCCTATCACTTAACCAAGTAATCAAACGAGTTGGATATAAGTTTGGTAAGATACCTCGAGTCCTTCATTATTTCGGTTTGGTAGCAATACTGCAACTTTAGCACTTATTTCCCATATTTGCGCCACCAATAACCACCATCTATACTTTACACTCTGTTTGAACAACAATGAAGTGATTGCAAATGaactattaagaaaaaaaatttccATATGCGAAGTTTTTACATGAATAACAAGATTCCAGATCTCAATGCATGTTGGGTCATCATTTTTGAACAACGAAGCAGAATCTTGGTTACCAAACCTATCAAAATGAGTTTTTGTGCAGGGTCCACCACAAGGACCAGTATTGCCCATCTCCCCGAAGTTATCCTAATGAAGGCATAACAAGGAAAAAAAGTATACGGGAGCTCAACATACTACTAGCAGTCTCATTTTTGAATCGGATATTCTCATGTTACAAAGAATTGTTATACCTATGCTATTCTTTATTCCATTCATTCCGAAATGGAATCGCGCACAACAATCATGTTATAGAGAGATAGAGAGGTAGAGAGAGTTATATCATCCAGAGAGAAGGCAATTGAGCAAGGTCATGATGTAAGGAACACCAGAGAATTTTCGATTCCCTTTGGTTTTTCTGATTCTATGGAATGTCACTCTGCAAATTATGAAGAAATAGAAATAGATTGAAATTATTGGTCAAAATAAATCAATAAGAGGAATTGACGATCACCATTGGTGTCTGTAAAACAAGAAAGATGATAATTCAAGAAACCTAATTAAGCAAACATGAAAAGTAATTAACCCCAAATTTGTTATTAGAATCCGAAAGAAGACATTAATGTCCAAATTCTCTAAGACCTTAATGAAATTTCTCAGCCCTTTAATGGACAAGATCAAAAGAACATAGGGAGAGAGATAACTTACAGTGGAGACAAGAAGAGAAACAGAGCAGTTGCATTCCCTGTTTCAGAGAGACATCATACTCCATAATTAACGAAATCAACAAAGAAAACCACATACAcaaataacaaaaacaaagaagCAATTTAGCTAATGATTGAATTTTTATAAACCTACCACAGATTCCAAAGACGAAATGGAGGATATTCATAATTGATTAATGATTAATCTTCCTGCTCTTGTTTAATTgagaaagatgatgatgaagaagatgaagaaacgaAATTGAAGAAGTAAGTAAAACCCTCAAGAAACACACTttgtaaagaaagaaagaaacgagAAACTTTCAAGAAAATTTTTACTCTCGAGATCAAACTGAACAGCTTTACCTCTTTTGCATATCCCATATGTGGCTTGGAGCCACAAGTTTGTTGAACTATTTGTTTGGACCTATTTTCTTTAATCTTCGCCGCCAACTTCtgtttcaaaacaaaacaataatAACAAATGATGCTTACTGTGAGCCTTGCACTAGTGGGTAAATGATGAAAGGGATAATAAGAACATGGATAAATAGACAGTTGCAGAAGTACATGACTATGACTTCTATCTCCCAGGCAAGAGCAATGGGGATATTATTTCTCCTTCGATTCCTAAAGTGCATCTCCAGGTAATGAAAACAACATGGAATATTATTTCTATTGGGTGTAAATTTATCTTTACATTTGGGATAATGCCCATACCCAAATTAGTAATGGATTACTTGGTGATAGTAAGTTAGTAGCGATCGATGATTATGAGCACGCAAGCCAGCGAATGATCCTGCGATTATATGAACCTAATCGCCAATACCAGCAATACGCACCTGGCTTAACACGCATTCATATCATATATAGGATTTAAAAAAATGACATGTCAGAAACTTAAGTACAGGACGTTAGAACTGGTGGTGAGGAAACTGTGGAACCATCAGAAGAAAGGTCCCATCTCAATGACTATAAAGAGCAATAACGGAATGCAACAATTGATTGTAATATGTGATTCACCGGCACCTGGTGTTTAGATATGGATGCAACAATTT includes the following:
- the LOC113289525 gene encoding uncharacterized protein LOC113289525; this translates as MGNTGPCGGPCTKTHFDRFGNQDSASLFKNDDPTCIEIWNLVIHVKTSHMEIFFLNSSFAITSLLFKQSVKYRWWLLVAQIWEISAKVAVLLPNRNNEGLEHTGSSMEILVSCANGMGIIPNVLIENFDDDNMSFSSRSNQIYSQCRWCTIYVQVVYNFGSLRTSPLDCFCRVNFSFVRDLLL